The Triticum aestivum cultivar Chinese Spring chromosome 7B, IWGSC CS RefSeq v2.1, whole genome shotgun sequence genome window below encodes:
- the LOC123161828 gene encoding importin-9: MAAAGAADGDQRWLVECLTATLDTAREVRAFAEESLRQASLQPGYGAALTKVTVNKEVPFGLRQLAAVLLKQFIKQHWEEDEDNFVPPVVSASEKVVIRQLLLTSLDDSNGKIRTAIGMAVAAIGQNDWPEDWLELLPFLLKLIGDQSNGNGVRGALRCLALLSDDLDDTCIPKLVPELFPSLYRIISSPQLYENSLRSKALGIVHSCISMLGSMSGVYKRETVNLMTSMLDPLVEQFSIILNSPVLSPNPDDWSMQMEVLKCLLQLIQNFPRLPEAKISAVLAPLWQTFVSSFKVYHLSIIQASEDVDNVGYDSDGSERSLESFEIQLFELWTTIVGNSMLAKVIAGNIKELAYYTISFQQITEEQVQNWSRDANQYVADEDDVTYSCRVSGSLLLEEIVTAYEDYGIDAILEASQVCFRESRELKQAGSADWWRLHEASLFALGSLSEHLCEAQDSGYNVRDLLEQMVTDIVGTGVHQYPFLHARAFSVVAKFSSLISKGICEQYLCNAAHAIASDVPPPVKVGACRALAELLSESNQSSMPNIMGILSSLVDLLRQASDETLHLVLETLQSAIKSGGEQSTSIELVISPIILDVWAQHIADPFISIDAVEVLEAIKNAPGCLEPLVSRILPTIGTILSKSKIQPDGLVAGSLDLLTMILKNAPAAVVKAVFDTCFTSTIQIVLESDDHGEMQNATECLAAFISGGRQELFVWGGESTLKMLLSAASRLLNPELESSVSLFVGSYILQLILHIPSHLSPHIPELIAAIVRRMQTSDIAGLKSSLVVIIARLVHLSAPNVDQFINLLLAIPAQGYGNSLAYIMSEWSQLQGEIQGAYQIKVTTTALALLISTRHPELSRIEVNGHLVKTSAGITTRSKARVTPDNWTKIPLPSKIFALLADTLAEIQEQVGDDADNIDEEDSDWEEVQNGDATPHDIVYSASVPSNANPSVEHLNAMAKVFDEDEDDSYDDDLAKADSLNEVKLLDFLTNTFVNLWDSDRPLFEYLCQGLTNPQRVAVQKVLRK, encoded by the exons atggcggcggcgggtgcggcggaCGGGGACCAGCGGTGGCTCGTGGAGTGCCTGACGGCGACCCTCGACACCGCCCGCGAGGTCCGCGCCTTCGCCGAGGAGTCGCTACGGCAGGCCTCCCTCCAGCCAG GGTATGGAGCTGCCCTCACGAAGGTCACAGTCAACAAGGAGGTCCCGTTTGGGCTACGTCAG CTAGCTGCTGTTTTGTTAAAACAGTTCATCAAGCAGCACTGGGAGGAAGACGAAGACAATTTTGTGCCTCCTGTTGTTTCTGCCTCAGAAAAG GTTGTCATACGTCAACTCCTTCTTACCTCACTGGATGATTCTAATGGGAAGATTCGTACTGCCATTGGCATGGCTGTAGCAGCTATTGGGCAGAATGATTGGCCAGAAGACTGGCTTGAGTTACTTCCATTTCTCTTGAAGTTAATTGGTGATCAAAGCAATGGGAATGGAG TTCGTGGAGCATTAAGATGCCTAGCCCTTCTATCAGATGATTTGGATGATACTTGTATTCCAAAACTAGTGCCAGAGCTATTCCCATCATTGTACAGAATAATATCATCTCCACAG TTGTATGAAAATTCTCTTCGTTCAAAGGCTCTTGGAATAGTCCATTCGTGTATTTCCATGCTTGGATCAATGAGTGGTGTTTACAAG AGAGAGACTGTCAATTTGATGACTTCAATGCTTGATCCTCTTGTGGAGCAAttctctataattttaaattcacCGGTGCTGTCCCCAAATCCTGATGACTGGAGCATGCAGATGGAG GTGTTGAAGTGTTTACTCCAGCTTATCCAGAACTTCCCTAGACTACCTGAAGCTAAAATTTCTG CTGTTCTTGCGCCTCTGTGGCAGACCTTTGTTTCATCCTTCAAGGTCTATCACCTGTCAATCATTCAAGCTTCAGAGGATGTTGATAATGTCGGATATGATTCTGATGGTAGTGAAAGAAGTCTTGAATCCTTTGAGATTCAG TTATTTGAGCTATGGACAACAATTGTGGGAAATTCTATGTTAGCAAAG GTTATTGCAGGAAACATTAAAGAGCTAGCATACTACACTATATCCTTTCAACAGATAACTGAGGAACAG GTGCAAAACTGGTCACGTGATGCTAACCAGTATGTTGCTGATGAGGATGATGTAACTTATAGCTGTCGTGTGTCTG GATCTCTTTTGCTGGAAGAGATAGTCACTGCCTACGAGGATTATGGAATTGATGCAATTTTGGAAGCTTCACAAGTTTGTTTTCGTGAATCACGTGAATTAAAACAAGCGGGTTCTGCCGACTGGTGGAGA CTTCATGAAGCATCACTTTTTGCTCTAGGTTCACTATCAGAACATCTGTGTGAAGCACAG GATTCTGGTTACAATGTGCGAGATTTACTTGAGCAGATGGTAACTGACATTGTGGGAACAG GGGTGCACCAGTACCCATTTCTTCATGCACGTGCATTCTCCGTTGTGGCCAAGTTCTCTTCATTG ATAAGCAAAGGGATCTGTGAACAATATCTATGCAATGCTGCTCATGCAATTGCCTCAGATGT GCCACCACCAGTTAAAGTAGGAGCATGTAGGGCACTGGCCGAACTTTTATCGGAATCTAATCAAAGTTCGATGCCAAACATTATGGGCATACTCTCATCTCTTGTTGATCTTCTGAGGCAG GCATCTGACGAAACACTGCATCTTGTTCTAGAAACCCTCCAATCAGCCATTAAATCTG GTGGTGAACAATCAACATCAATTGAGCTAGTCATTTCTCCTATCATACTAGATGTATGGGCCCAACACATTGCTGACCCATTCATCAGTATCGATGCTGTTGAAGTTCTAGAG GCCATCAAGAATGCTCCTGGATGCTTAGAACCACTTGTATCCCGGATTCTTCCAACAATAGGGACAATTTTATCAAAA TCCAAGATCCAGCCGGATGGACTAGTTGCAGGTTCACTGGACCTCCTGACGATGATACTCAAA AATGCTCCAGCTGCTGTGGTTAAGGCAGTGTTTGACACATGCTTTACATCTACCATTCAGATTGTTCTTGAAAGTGATGACCATGGAGAGATGCAG AACGCGACAGAATGTTTGGCAGCATTTATATCAGGTGGCCGGCAGGAGTTGTTTGTTTGGGGTGGTGAAAGTACATTGAAGATGCTACTTAGTGCAGCTTCAAG GCTTTTAAATCCAGAATTGGAAAGTTCAGTGTCACTTTTCGTTGGGAGTTACATTTTACAACTTATTTTGCATATACCTTCACACCTATCTCCCCACATTCCGGAGCTCATTGCTGCCATTGTGAGGCGTATGCAAACGAGCGACATTGCAGGATTGAAGAGCTCTCTTGTTGTTATAATAGCCAGACTA GTACATCTAAGTGCACCAAACGTTGATCAGTTTATCAACCTTCTACTTGCAATTCCTGCCCAGGGCTACGGAAATTCATTGGCTTATATTATGTCAGAATGGTCACAGCTACAAG GTGAAATTCAAGGAGCCTACCAGATAAAGGTAACAACTACTGCATTAGCTCTGCTCATATCTACGCGTCATCCTGAGCTATCTAGGATTGAAGTTAACGGACATCTTGTTAAG ACTAGTGCAGGTATAACCACACGGTCAAAAGCTCGGGTAACTCCAGATAACTGGACCAAGATTCCACTCCCATCTAAG ATATTCGCACTGTTAGCAGATACTTTAGCTGAAATTCAAGAGCAAGTCGGTGATGATGCTGACAATATTGATGAAGAG GATAGTGATTGGGAAGAGGTTCAGAATGGTGATGCGACTCCACATGATATAGTGTATTCAGCATCAGTTCCTTCGAATGCTAATCCGTCAGTTGAGCATCTAAATGCAATGGCAAAAGTTTTCGATGAG GATGAAGACGACAGTTATGATGATGATCTGGCAAAAGCTGACTCTCTTAATGAG GTGAAGTTGTTGGACTTTCTAACGAACACATTTGTCAATCTGTGGGACAGTGATCGGCCACTTTTCGAGTATCTTTGCCAG GGCTTAACAAATCCACAAAGGGTTGCCGTACAGAAGGTTTTGCGGAAGTGA